GTGTAGAGGGTCTTCCAGAAGTTGGCGACCGCCAGCCCCTCAGGGGAGTTGAAGGTCGACTTCTTGTCCACCAGCAGTTGCTTGCCCCCGGTCTCGGCCGCGTACAGCGGGTAGAAGTCGAACCAGGACTGGTAGAACTGGCTGGCCGGAGACGGGAAGATGGCGTACTTCGCCGCACCGGAGGACACGATCTTCTTGCTCGTCGCGATGAAATCGGCGTAGGTGGCCAGGGCCGGTGTGGTGATGCCGGCCTTGGCGAAGATCTTCTTGTTGTAGAAGATCATCACCGGGTTGGACTTCCACGGCAGCTGGTAGTAGTGCCCGTCGGAGGATTGATACTGCTTGCTGATGTCGCCGGTGCGCCCCTCGATGTAGGACGCTCCGTCGGCGAACGAGTTCAGATCGACCAGGCCGCCCTGCTTCTGGAACTGCGGGACCGCGGCCGGCGACGTGTTGTAGATCAGGCACGGCTCGGTGCCGGCCGTGATGGCCGCCCCGATGACCTCTTCGGAGGACTTGCCGGCCGGAACCTCCTCGGCCGTCACCGTCTGGTCGGGATGGGCCGTGTTCCAGGCCGCCACGGCTTGTTTGCCCCAGGCGACCTCCTGCGCGTTGTTGGAGTACCAGATCTTGATCGGACCGGTCGCGGTGGAACTCGAACCCGAACCCCCGCTGCTGGATCCGCAGGCGGTCAGGGCGATGGTGCCGAGGAGCAGGCCGGCGATGGCCAGCGACGTGCGTTTCATGACGACTTCCTTGTCGTGGTGGGGACAGGTGTGTGGTGCACCGCTCCGATGAGAGGAGCGGAGGCCGTGGCCCGGTTTCGCGGACACGGCGGGGCAAGCGGGTGGCAACGCAAGGACACCGGAACTAGTACCCGGTGATGTGGGGAACGGTGGTGGAGCGGGCGTGCGCTAGGGCGGCGGGGCGGTGGAGCCCCGAAGGATGAAGGAGGCGGACGGAAGTTGGACATCGGTGACAACGCCGCCGCCGAGCAGGGCCACCATGGCCGAGGCCGACGCCTGACCCCAGGCGAAGGCATCGGTCCGGACGGTGGTGAGCGGCGGATGCAGATGGGCCGAGAGTTCGGCGTCGTCGAAGCCGACGATGGACAGATCGCCCGGCACGCTCAGGCCCCGACGGTGGGCCTCGGCCATCCCGGACACGGCCATCAGGTCGCTGGCGTAGAGGATCGCCGTCGGCGGGTGCGGTGCGTCCAGCAGTTCGGCGGTGGCCCGCGCACCGCCGGCGGCGGTGAAGTCCGATTCCACCCACGACCCGGGCGGAAGACCGGCGGCACTGAGGGTCTCGGCCCAGGCGGACCGGCGCCGATCGGCGTGCAGGTACTCCTGCGGACCGCCGACGTGGGCGATGCGACGGTGCCCCAGCGCGATCAGGTGATCCAGGGCCGTTCGCACACCGGGCAGGTCGTCCAGACAGACGGCCGGAATGCGGGAGTCCTCCGACGGGCGGTTGAGCGACACCGCCGGCAGCCGCAGCTCGGCCAGCAGGCTGGGTCGGGGGTCGGCCTGGCGAAGGTCCGTGACGAAGACACCGTCGACCCGTCCGTTGGCCAATTCCGTGTACGCCTGCTTCTCCTCTCGGACATCCGAGACGAAACGCAGCATCAGGGCCATTCCGATCGGTGCGATCACCTGCTCCAGCCCGGCGATGAACGGCGGGAAGAACGGGTCGGCGCGCAGCATTTCCGGGCGCCGGGCCAGTACCAGTCCCAATGTGCCGGTCTTGGACGAGGAGAGTGCGCGGGCCGCATGACTGGCCCGAAACCCCAGGTCCTCGACCGCCTGCAGGATACGGAGCCGGGTGGCCGAGGCGACCCCGGGCTTGTCGTTCAGGGCCAGGGACACGAGCCCCTTGGACACCCCGGCGCGCGCAGCGACGTCAGAGATCGTGGGTTTTGCGCTCACTCGCCGTCCCTTCACCGTTGAATCCGACTGCGAGGATTAAACCGGTTTAGGGCGAATTCTGTCAAGCACTCTTTCTTCGTCCGCCCTTGGTCGGGGCGGCCGTCGATGGCCTGATCGATTCCGGAGAGTCGTCCTCTGCGTTCCCGCGGTGGACGGCGCGGGCGTCACGGCAGCGGTACGGCCCAGCGGATCTGGGTGCCGTGCGGGTCGACCCGTCCGATGGTGCAGGTGGCACCGGCGACGACGGCCTGTTCGGCCATGCGCCGCAAACCGCTGCGGACGGCGGTGTCGGGGATGCCGATGCCGTCGTCCATGACGGACACGACCATCTCGTCGTTCACCGAGACGGTCACCCTGAGCTCGTCGGCTCCGGAGTGACGGACGGCGTTGCCGACCGCCTCCCGCACCACTGCCTCGGCCTGCCGGGCCATCGCGGGGGCGACGATGTCGACCGGCCCCGACATCCGGACCGTCGTCCGGATCGGGCGGCCGGCCGTGAGCTCGCTGATCGCGCCCTGCAGCGTCGCCCGGAGCCCGGGCCCCTGACGCGAATCGAACTGCAGGTCGAAGATGGCGGTGCGGATGTCGTGGATGACCTGTTGCAGGTCGTCGATGTGTTCGGTCAGATGCTGCGACACGGTCGGGACGACGGTCCGGTGTTGGGTGCCCTGCATGGCCAACCCGATCCCGAACAACCGCTGAATGACCTGATCATGCAAATCCCGCGCGATCCGCTCCCGATCAACCAACACATCCAACTCCCGCCGCGCCGCCAACGCCTGCGCCCGCCCCAACGCCAACGCCGCCTGATCAGCAAACGCCGACACCAACTGCAACTCCTCCTCATCAAACCGCGCCGCCCCCGGCGACCGAATCGTGCACAACACCCCCGCCCGCGCCTCCCCATCCCCCAACGGCAACACCAACGCCGGACCAAACTGCCCCCCCAAATCAAACCGCAACCGCCCCACATTCCGCGGCGTCCGATCCACAAACACCTCCCCCGCCGTCGACCCCACCACCGGAATCCGCCGCCCCGTCACCGTGTCCGGCGCCAACCCCACACACAACGTCACCTCCAACACCGACCCATCATCCGGATCAGCCAACGCAATGAACGTGAACTGCGCCCCCGCCAACTCCCGCGCCCGCGACGCAATCAAAAACAACACCCGCCCCGGATCCGAACCCCCCAACAACTCCGACGTCACCTCCGTGATCGCCTCCAACCACCGCGCCCGCCGCACCCCCTGCTCAAACAACCGCGCATTCCCCACCGCAATCCCCGCCGCCGCCGCCAACACCTGCACCACCGACTCATCCTCCGCCGTAAACCCCACCCCACCCCGCTTCTCCGTCAAATACAACCGCCCAAACGTCGCCCCCTGCGCCGACACCGGCACCCCCAAAAACGACCGCATCGGCGGATGATGCACCGGAAACCCCACCGACGCCGGATGCACCGACAAATCCGCCAACCGCAACGGCTCCCCCTGCGAAATCACCACCCCCAACACCCCACCCCCCGT
This window of the Nakamurella panacisegetis genome carries:
- a CDS encoding extracellular solute-binding protein, whose translation is MKRTSLAIAGLLLGTIALTACGSSSGGSGSSSTATGPIKIWYSNNAQEVAWGKQAVAAWNTAHPDQTVTAEEVPAGKSSEEVIGAAITAGTEPCLIYNTSPAAVPQFQKQGGLVDLNSFADGASYIEGRTGDISKQYQSSDGHYYQLPWKSNPVMIFYNKKIFAKAGITTPALATYADFIATSKKIVSSGAAKYAIFPSPASQFYQSWFDFYPLYAAETGGKQLLVDKKSTFNSPEGLAVANFWKTLYTDKLAGTETYNGDSFADGVAAMAVVGPWAIANYKGKVDWGVVPVPTSKGTAADKIHTFSDAKNVGMYASCQNRGTAWEFMKFSTSVAQDSQLLTLTGQMPLRKDVSTVYADYLTKNPEYKLFADQAARTVEVPNVSNSVQIWQTFRDAWSSSVIFGKSDPATALPGAATKIDSLAGQS
- a CDS encoding LacI family DNA-binding transcriptional regulator — encoded protein: MSAKPTISDVAARAGVSKGLVSLALNDKPGVASATRLRILQAVEDLGFRASHAARALSSSKTGTLGLVLARRPEMLRADPFFPPFIAGLEQVIAPIGMALMLRFVSDVREEKQAYTELANGRVDGVFVTDLRQADPRPSLLAELRLPAVSLNRPSEDSRIPAVCLDDLPGVRTALDHLIALGHRRIAHVGGPQEYLHADRRRSAWAETLSAAGLPPGSWVESDFTAAGGARATAELLDAPHPPTAILYASDLMAVSGMAEAHRRGLSVPGDLSIVGFDDAELSAHLHPPLTTVRTDAFAWGQASASAMVALLGGGVVTDVQLPSASFILRGSTAPPP
- a CDS encoding sensor histidine kinase, encoding MAERLDLPASGGQTDRHANPPSPLDLRPLMDETQLSQGHLAAVDGSTGWGGLLSAVLAVSRGLDLEVTLRRIVGAARELVGAEYGALGVLGVDGGLSHFVYEGIDDVTRERIGPLPTGGGVLGVVISQGEPLRLADLSVHPASVGFPVHHPPMRSFLGVPVSAQGATFGRLYLTEKRGGVGFTAEDESVVQVLAAAAGIAVGNARLFEQGVRRARWLEAITEVTSELLGGSDPGRVLFLIASRARELAGAQFTFIALADPDDGSVLEVTLCVGLAPDTVTGRRIPVVGSTAGEVFVDRTPRNVGRLRFDLGGQFGPALVLPLGDGEARAGVLCTIRSPGAARFDEEELQLVSAFADQAALALGRAQALAARRELDVLVDRERIARDLHDQVIQRLFGIGLAMQGTQHRTVVPTVSQHLTEHIDDLQQVIHDIRTAIFDLQFDSRQGPGLRATLQGAISELTAGRPIRTTVRMSGPVDIVAPAMARQAEAVVREAVGNAVRHSGADELRVTVSVNDEMVVSVMDDGIGIPDTAVRSGLRRMAEQAVVAGATCTIGRVDPHGTQIRWAVPLP